From one Chloroflexota bacterium genomic stretch:
- a CDS encoding PDZ domain-containing protein translates to MEAKRIALIFLWVLTAALTALCGGLAGGWWVASHAVPAAAPAAAVSPAGQGNAPATGKTPNGDVLKVETTQIETAITKAVEKVSPAVVTVVGVIPGQVTFFGRTPDEQVSGSGVIVSEKGYIITNNHVVAGTRKLEVIFADGTRREARIVGTDRFADLAVLQVKGKVPGVAVLGNSDALKPGETVIAIGSPLGAFRNTVTVGVVSATGRNLDTGRGYVMEGLIQTDAAINHGNSGGPLVNLAGEVVGINTLIVRNGGGDVAEGLGFAIPSNTVRAVAEQIIKQGYVSRPYLGIDWQGINPAIAARYGLPVKWGVYVVQVAAGSPAEKAGLQHGDIITQIGGTPIDDQHPFINTLFDHKPGEAVALKVVRGNKVITLKVTLGERPRP, encoded by the coding sequence ATGGAGGCCAAGCGCATTGCACTGATCTTCCTCTGGGTGCTGACTGCCGCCCTGACGGCGCTTTGCGGTGGGCTGGCAGGAGGCTGGTGGGTTGCCTCGCACGCTGTGCCGGCTGCTGCGCCCGCAGCGGCGGTTTCCCCCGCAGGGCAAGGCAACGCCCCTGCCACGGGCAAAACGCCGAATGGCGATGTCTTGAAAGTGGAAACCACCCAGATTGAAACCGCAATCACCAAGGCGGTTGAGAAGGTTTCCCCTGCCGTGGTTACCGTGGTTGGCGTCATTCCTGGCCAGGTGACATTCTTTGGCCGTACACCCGATGAGCAGGTGAGTGGCTCTGGGGTGATTGTGTCTGAGAAAGGTTACATCATCACCAACAACCACGTCGTGGCCGGCACGCGGAAACTGGAAGTCATTTTTGCCGACGGCACCCGGCGGGAAGCCCGCATCGTGGGCACCGACCGCTTTGCCGACCTGGCCGTGTTGCAGGTGAAAGGGAAAGTGCCCGGTGTGGCCGTGTTGGGCAACTCCGATGCTCTCAAGCCTGGCGAAACCGTGATTGCCATCGGCTCGCCGTTGGGCGCCTTCCGCAACACGGTGACGGTGGGCGTGGTCAGCGCCACCGGCCGTAACCTCGACACCGGTCGCGGCTATGTGATGGAAGGCCTCATCCAGACCGACGCGGCTATCAATCACGGTAACTCAGGTGGCCCGTTGGTCAACCTGGCAGGTGAAGTGGTTGGCATCAATACGCTGATCGTCCGCAACGGCGGCGGCGATGTTGCCGAAGGGCTGGGCTTTGCCATTCCTTCTAACACGGTGCGCGCCGTGGCCGAGCAAATCATCAAGCAGGGCTATGTGTCGCGCCCCTACCTGGGCATCGATTGGCAGGGCATCAACCCCGCCATTGCTGCCCGGTATGGCCTGCCGGTGAAGTGGGGTGTGTATGTCGTTCAGGTGGCGGCTGGCAGTCCGGCTGAAAAAGCGGGCTTGCAGCACGGCGACATCATTACCCAGATCGGCGGCACGCCTATTGATGATCAACACCCCTTCATCAATACCCTCTTTGACCATAAACCCGGTGAGGCCGTGGCCCTTAAGGTCGTCCGCGGGAACAAAGTCATCACCCTGAAGGTGACCTTGGGCGAGCGGCCGCGGCCGTAG
- a CDS encoding zinc metallopeptidase has translation MFWFDPYYLIFMAPAFLLMLAAQWYVSSAFKKWSRVPLQANLSGAEAAERLIRYGGLYGVRVEAVRGTLTDHYDPRSKVLRLSPQVYQGRSVASVAVAAHELGHALQDQEGYAPLKLRSMMVPAVNIGSYLGWILIFIGLILNYLQLAVVGLVVFSLGALFALVTLPVELNASARAKRLLRETGIVQTEEEAVGVNRVLNAAALTYVAALVTALLQVMYYAMLIFGGRRRR, from the coding sequence ATGTTCTGGTTTGATCCTTACTACCTGATCTTCATGGCGCCGGCATTTCTGTTGATGCTGGCAGCCCAATGGTATGTGAGTTCGGCGTTCAAGAAATGGTCGCGTGTGCCGTTGCAGGCCAACCTCTCCGGCGCCGAGGCTGCCGAGCGGCTCATCCGCTACGGCGGGCTGTATGGCGTGCGGGTGGAAGCCGTGCGCGGCACGCTGACCGATCACTACGACCCGCGAAGCAAAGTGCTGCGGCTTTCCCCGCAGGTGTACCAGGGGCGTTCCGTGGCCTCAGTGGCTGTGGCCGCCCACGAACTTGGCCATGCCTTGCAAGACCAGGAAGGCTACGCCCCGCTCAAACTTCGCAGCATGATGGTGCCGGCCGTCAACATTGGCTCTTACCTTGGCTGGATTTTGATCTTCATCGGCCTGATTCTTAACTACCTACAACTGGCAGTGGTTGGGCTGGTGGTTTTCTCGTTGGGCGCGCTGTTCGCCCTGGTGACGCTGCCGGTGGAACTCAACGCTTCGGCACGTGCCAAACGCCTGCTGCGCGAAACCGGCATTGTCCAGACCGAGGAAGAGGCCGTGGGCGTGAACCGTGTGCTGAACGCGGCGGCGCTCACTTATGTGGCGGCGTTGGTAACCGCGCTTTTGCAGGTGATGTACTATGCCATGCTGATTTTCGGCGGTCGTCGCCGCCGCTAA
- a CDS encoding S41 family peptidase — protein MKYKELKMKNYWRYLLAAVLVLALVAGTFAGGFALGYLAKGIESPAGSTAAVSTPPPPTVGPGTPTPTASPTDIWAPFWQAWKLLHEYYVRPLDDVKLVQGAIRGMYAATGDKHTSYMDPDEYREANISLSGEYEGIGAWVDTSGKYVTIVTPMKGSPAEKAGLRPGDEIIAVDGQDVTGINPELVVRKVLGPAGTKVRLTIKRDDQKPFDVVITRAKITIPSVEGKMLDGDIAYVQLHTFGDKTTQELRDTLKTLMAQHPKGLILDLRNNGGGYLVTAVDVASEFLPEGKVVLYEQYKDGSLKSYKTHSGGLATDVPMVVLVNDGTASAAEIVSGALQDYGRAVLVGVTTYGKGSVQNWIPLDNNQGAVRITVALWLTPKKRQISGKGLTPDFKVEFTQDDAKAKRDPQLDKAKELILSGKAPGGIK, from the coding sequence ATGAAGTATAAGGAGCTCAAGATGAAAAATTACTGGCGTTACCTTCTGGCTGCTGTGCTGGTGCTGGCTCTCGTCGCCGGCACTTTTGCAGGCGGCTTTGCTCTTGGCTACCTGGCTAAAGGCATTGAGAGCCCGGCCGGAAGCACCGCGGCTGTTTCCACCCCGCCTCCGCCCACTGTGGGCCCTGGCACCCCCACGCCTACGGCCAGCCCGACGGACATTTGGGCCCCCTTCTGGCAGGCCTGGAAGTTGTTGCATGAGTACTATGTCCGTCCGCTGGACGACGTCAAACTGGTGCAGGGCGCGATTCGCGGCATGTATGCCGCGACGGGCGACAAGCACACTTCTTACATGGACCCCGATGAATATCGCGAGGCTAACATCTCGCTGTCGGGCGAATATGAAGGCATCGGCGCCTGGGTTGACACTTCGGGCAAATATGTCACCATCGTGACCCCGATGAAAGGCTCGCCCGCCGAGAAGGCGGGGTTGCGACCGGGCGATGAAATCATCGCCGTCGATGGTCAAGACGTCACGGGCATCAACCCCGAACTGGTGGTGCGGAAGGTGCTTGGTCCTGCGGGCACGAAGGTGCGCCTGACCATTAAGCGCGATGATCAAAAGCCCTTCGATGTGGTCATCACCCGCGCCAAAATCACCATCCCCAGCGTGGAAGGCAAGATGCTGGATGGCGATATCGCTTACGTCCAACTGCACACCTTTGGCGATAAAACCACCCAGGAACTTCGCGACACGCTCAAAACCTTGATGGCGCAGCATCCTAAAGGGTTGATTTTGGACCTGCGCAACAACGGCGGCGGGTATCTCGTGACCGCTGTGGACGTGGCTTCCGAGTTCCTGCCGGAAGGCAAAGTGGTGCTCTACGAGCAATATAAAGACGGCAGCCTGAAGAGTTACAAGACCCACAGCGGCGGCCTGGCGACCGATGTGCCGATGGTGGTGCTGGTCAACGATGGCACGGCGTCGGCGGCTGAGATTGTCTCGGGCGCGCTGCAAGATTACGGCCGGGCTGTGCTGGTAGGCGTGACCACCTACGGCAAGGGCTCGGTGCAAAACTGGATTCCGCTGGATAACAACCAGGGCGCGGTGCGGATTACCGTGGCGTTGTGGCTCACCCCCAAGAAGCGCCAGATCAGCGGCAAGGGTCTGACGCCCGATTTCAAAGTGGAATTCACCCAAGACGATGCCAAAGCCAAGCGCGACCCGCAACTGGATAAGGCCAAAGAACTCATTCTTTCGGGTAAAGCGCCTGGCGGCATCAAATAA
- a CDS encoding SDR family oxidoreductase yields the protein MSLALVTGGAGFIGSHIVRALLAEGWQVRVLDDFSSGKRENLAGLTPARLEVQEGDLRDPLALRAALRGVVVVFHEAAFVSVPASMEDPLTCHEINDVGTARLLEAARQAGVARVVLASSAAVYGDSTAFPLREDQPPRPLSPYAATKAANELYARLYTAAFDLPVTALRYFNVYGPRQRPDSPYAAAIPIFARRMLAGQPPTIFGDGGQRRDFVFVGDVAQANLRAAESEAAAGETINICTGHEVTLLELLATLQELIPDAPAPVFASPRPGDIYRSVGDPTKAARLLGFRPQTSLREGLAEVVAWMRTTA from the coding sequence ATGAGCCTCGCCCTGGTCACAGGCGGTGCGGGGTTCATCGGCTCGCACATTGTGCGGGCCTTGCTGGCCGAGGGCTGGCAGGTGCGCGTGCTCGACGATTTTTCCAGCGGCAAGCGCGAAAACCTGGCCGGGCTGACGCCCGCGCGGCTGGAAGTGCAGGAAGGCGACCTGCGCGACCCGTTAGCCCTGCGCGCCGCGCTACGCGGGGTGGTGGTGGTGTTCCACGAAGCCGCTTTCGTCTCGGTGCCCGCCTCGATGGAAGACCCGCTCACCTGCCACGAAATCAACGATGTCGGCACGGCGCGCTTGCTGGAAGCCGCGCGGCAGGCCGGCGTCGCGCGGGTCGTGCTGGCTTCCAGCGCCGCGGTGTACGGCGACAGCACGGCCTTCCCCCTGCGCGAAGACCAGCCCCCGCGTCCCCTCTCCCCCTACGCTGCCACCAAAGCCGCCAACGAACTTTACGCCCGCCTCTACACGGCGGCTTTCGACTTGCCGGTGACTGCCTTGCGTTACTTCAACGTCTATGGCCCGCGCCAACGCCCCGATAGCCCCTACGCGGCGGCCATTCCCATTTTTGCACGGCGGATGCTGGCAGGGCAACCGCCCACCATCTTCGGCGATGGCGGGCAGCGGCGCGATTTCGTCTTCGTGGGCGACGTGGCCCAGGCCAACCTGCGCGCCGCCGAAAGCGAAGCCGCCGCGGGGGAAACCATCAACATCTGCACAGGCCATGAAGTGACCCTGCTGGAACTCCTTGCCACGCTGCAGGAACTCATCCCCGACGCACCAGCGCCGGTGTTCGCGTCCCCTCGCCCCGGCGACATCTACCGCTCGGTGGGCGACCCCACCAAAGCCGCCCGGCTGCTCGGTTTTCGCCCCCAAACTTCACTGCGGGAAGGGCTGGCCGAGGTGGTAGCCTGGATGCGAACCACCGCCTGA
- a CDS encoding biotin--[acetyl-CoA-carboxylase] ligase: MTGGWHLGPPALQQALRALPLATWRFYPVTGSTNDEALAWAGAGAPEGCLVLAERQTRGRGRQGNRWWSHPAAALTFTFIARPLPGEQPYLARFTAWAAVALAEALEALGFSPSLKWPNDVLLEGRKIAGVLAETAWEGEGAAAVVVGLGVNLAPEALPPAGAADFPAGCVADALGSPPPRWGFLAALLRRMVWWRYRLATPAFLRAWESRLAYRGQGVRAGEVRGVLLGLDARGGLRLRLPSGDVHTLYALQGHLRPVDSQPKLP, from the coding sequence ATGACCGGCGGTTGGCATCTTGGCCCCCCGGCGCTGCAACAAGCATTGCGCGCATTGCCCCTGGCCACGTGGCGCTTTTACCCCGTGACCGGCTCGACCAATGATGAGGCGTTGGCCTGGGCTGGTGCAGGTGCGCCGGAAGGGTGTCTGGTGCTGGCCGAGCGGCAAACCCGCGGCCGTGGGCGACAGGGCAACCGCTGGTGGTCGCATCCGGCTGCGGCGCTGACCTTCACTTTCATTGCCCGGCCTTTGCCCGGCGAGCAGCCCTACCTTGCCCGGTTTACCGCCTGGGCGGCGGTGGCGCTGGCCGAGGCACTGGAAGCCCTGGGCTTTTCGCCTTCCCTCAAATGGCCTAACGATGTGCTGCTGGAAGGCCGCAAAATCGCGGGCGTGCTTGCTGAAACCGCGTGGGAAGGCGAGGGCGCCGCTGCGGTGGTCGTGGGCCTTGGCGTGAACCTTGCACCGGAAGCCTTACCCCCGGCCGGGGCGGCCGATTTCCCCGCCGGGTGTGTGGCCGATGCCCTGGGCTCCCCGCCGCCGCGGTGGGGTTTCCTGGCCGCGCTGCTGCGCCGCATGGTGTGGTGGCGATATCGCCTCGCTACCCCTGCATTTCTGCGGGCGTGGGAAAGCCGCCTGGCTTACCGCGGGCAGGGCGTGCGCGCGGGCGAGGTCAGAGGGGTGTTGCTGGGGCTCGATGCGCGCGGCGGGCTTCGCTTGCGCTTGCCTTCTGGCGATGTGCACACCCTGTATGCCCTGCAAGGCCACCTGCGGCCGGTTGACAGCCAGCCTAAATTGCCATAA
- a CDS encoding flippase-like domain-containing protein codes for MLSRPAFLWHPTAWLAWYNAPMRKLLFALALLLGVVFLIGRLAEIHTIVATLRQGDLRFIGLALGVQVLWYLNAGYNLRILYRALGLEESPIRLALMALGANFFGVVVPSGGMSGLAVYIAEARQQGYSASRATVAGVVYLFFEYAGFLAVLALGLVVLIRRNNLTTADIIASILMAGLALGLGALLYLGAYSGPLLARVLGALAHGTNRLLWPLLHRPYLSESRARTFALDAGEGLQALRRQPHAVLLPATLGVVSKMLQVLVLWLVFLAFHVPHSLGTVVGGYAVAMLFMIISPTPSGIGIVEGVMTVALNSLNVSLGAAAVITLAYRGITFWLPFLLGPLAFRALGRLPLTPPQIPPPPTGGTP; via the coding sequence ATGCTTTCCCGCCCTGCTTTTTTGTGGCATCCTACGGCCTGGCTGGCTTGGTATAATGCCCCCATGCGCAAACTTCTCTTTGCCCTGGCGCTGCTGCTGGGCGTTGTTTTCCTCATTGGGCGTCTGGCAGAAATTCACACCATCGTGGCAACCCTGCGGCAGGGCGACCTGCGATTTATCGGCCTGGCCCTGGGGGTGCAGGTTTTGTGGTACCTCAACGCGGGCTATAACCTGAGGATCCTTTACCGGGCCCTGGGGCTTGAGGAAAGCCCCATTCGTCTGGCGTTGATGGCTTTAGGGGCAAACTTCTTTGGCGTGGTGGTGCCCAGCGGCGGCATGAGCGGGCTGGCCGTTTACATTGCCGAAGCCCGTCAGCAGGGCTATTCAGCCAGCCGTGCCACCGTCGCGGGCGTGGTGTACCTTTTCTTCGAATACGCCGGGTTCCTGGCAGTGTTGGCGTTGGGGCTGGTCGTGCTCATCCGCCGCAACAATTTGACCACGGCTGATATTATTGCCTCTATCCTGATGGCCGGCCTGGCCTTGGGGCTTGGGGCTTTGCTTTACCTGGGGGCTTACTCTGGCCCCTTGCTGGCGCGTGTGCTGGGGGCGCTGGCCCACGGCACCAACCGCCTGCTGTGGCCTTTGCTGCATCGCCCTTACCTTTCCGAAAGCCGGGCGCGCACTTTTGCTCTCGACGCGGGGGAAGGGCTGCAAGCCCTCCGCCGCCAGCCCCATGCGGTGTTGCTGCCAGCCACGCTGGGCGTGGTGAGCAAAATGTTGCAGGTGCTGGTGCTCTGGTTGGTGTTCCTGGCCTTCCATGTTCCGCATTCGTTGGGCACAGTGGTGGGGGGGTACGCGGTCGCGATGTTGTTCATGATCATTTCGCCCACTCCCTCGGGCATCGGCATTGTGGAAGGGGTGATGACGGTGGCGCTCAATTCGCTCAATGTATCGTTGGGCGCGGCTGCCGTCATCACGTTGGCCTACCGTGGCATTACCTTCTGGCTGCCGTTTTTGCTGGGGCCGCTGGCTTTCCGCGCGCTGGGGCGCCTGCCGCTGACCCCGCCGCAGATTCCGCCGCCGCCCACGGGGGGAACGCCATGA